AGCGCGCCCTTTGTAAGCCCCACGTTTGCGGCGATCTCCGTTAAGGAGGCGTTTGAAAAATTTTTCTCGCTGAAAATATCAAGCGCCGATTCCAATATTTTCGCTCTGGTCTCGAGCGCCGCCTCTTTTGTCCTTCGCATTCTTTCACCTCCCGCTTATATAGATAACAAGCTAGAGAATTATACATACCTACGGGGAGGTATGTCAATAGAGAAGAGGTTAATTTTAAATTATGCAAAATAATTTTAAAGAATATTAAAATGTGTATAAAATCTTAAAAATTAAGATGAAACGGGCCGGCATAAAATGTGCCGGCCCGCGGAAGATCATCTCTGGCGATCTGGCTGGCTTCCTCCGCTAAGCGCCGGAGGAGACGACCATGTTCGGCAGCCAGGTGGACAGCTGCGGAAAGGCGATTATCAATATCAGCACGAGCGTCATCGCGGCGAGGAAGAAGAAGATGTAACGGAAAGAATCTTCGTAGGCGATATCGGCGACCTTGCAGGCCGTCATGAGGTCCACGCCCAGCGGCGGCGTGTTGGCGCCTATCGCCATATTGACGCAGACCATCACGCCGAGGTGTATCGGGTCCACGCCTATCTGCGTCATGATCGGCATGAAGATCGGGATCACGATGAGGATGATCGCCGTCGTCTCCATAAAGGTGCCGAGCGCGAGCAGCATGAGGTTGAAGAAGATCAGCACCACCCAGTAGTTGTTGGATACGCCGAGGATGGCCTCCGCGATCTTCTGCGGGATATCCTGCGACGTAAGTATCCAACCGAAGAGGCTTGCCGCCGATATGATGAAGAGTACGACGGCGCTCGTCTTCGCCACCTCCAGGCATATCTCGAAGAAGCGGCGCCACGAAAGCTTGCGATAGACATATTTCGACAGTATCAGCGCGTAAAAGGCGGCGACTCCTCCCGCCTCCGTCGCGGTGAAGATCCCCTGCAGAATGCCGACGATGATGATCGCCGGCGTCACCATCGGCAGGAAGGCGCCCTTGAAGGCCTCCCACTTCTCACGCGCGCCGGTCTTCGGCAGCCGCGGATAGTTTTCTTTGGAGGCGAAATAGTAGGAGATCGCCATCAGCGAGCCGCCGGCCATGATGCCGGGGATGAAGCCGGCGATGAAGAGTTTGCCGATCGAGGTCCCCATCGTGACGCCGAGGATGACCATGACGATGCTGGGCGGGATTATCGTCGCCAGCGCCCCTCCGCAGCCGAGCAGCGAAGCGCTGAAGGCCGGACGGTATTTCTGTTCTTTCATCGCGGGCAGCATTATCGAGCCGATCGCCGCGACGTCCGCCACGCCGGAGCCGGAGATGGCCCCGAAAAACATGCAGGAGACGACCATGACCATCGCCATGCCGCCGCGGATGTGGCCGACCATGCTGGAGGCGAAGCGCATGATGCGGGGCGTGATGTCCCCTTCCGCCATCAGCGCGCCCGCGAGCAGAAAGAGCGGTATGGCGAGCAGCGTGAAGGAATCCGCGCCGACCACCATGCGCTGGGCGATGACGAGCACGGGCAGCGCCGATTCAAAGAGCAGATAAAGCGTGCCGGAGACGGCGATCGAATATGAGATCGGCACGGCGATCGAGATGCCGATGATAAGCGCCGCGGCAAGGATGAACATATCTTACGCCTCCCTGCCGAAGAGCCGGACGATGTTGCGCAGAACGACGGCGGCCATCAGCGCGCAGCCGATCGGAAAGGCCAGATAGAGTATCCCGGCGGGGATCTGCAGAGTCGTCGTCGTCATGCCCCAGGTCTTCTGTACGAGCCTGACGCCGCCCGCGGTGCCGCAGGCGAGGAACAAAAGTATGGCCAGGTCGCCCGCAAGCAGGAGCAGTTTTTTCATCAAGGGGCTGTTGACCCTGTCCATGACGACGTTGATCTCCATATGCTCACCGCCGACAAGCGCGACCGCCGCGCCGAGGAAGGTCATCCAGACCAGGATCGTTTGGCAGACCTCCGCGCCCCAGGCGATGGACTGGCGGAAGATATAGCGCGAGACCACTTCCAGCAGCACCACCGCAAAGACGGTGATCACGCCTGATATGAGCAAAAGCTCAAGAGGGCGGTACGCCCTCTTGAGAAAGTCGTTGTTTTTTTGAGGCATCGGTCTATTTCCCGTATTCGTGCACCATATCCATCAGCTCTTTGCCGAAGGTGCTTTCGTAGCTCTTCCACACGGGCTGGACGGCCTTCTGGAAGGCGGCCTTGTCAACGTCGTTGACCTTCATGCCCTTGGCCTTGAGCTTGTCAAGGAACTCGTTCTCTTCCTTTATAGTCTCTTTGCGCTGCGCCGCGCACCACTTCTGCGCGAGCTTCCTGACCGTCTCTTTATCCTTGGCGGAGAGCTTGTTCCAGACGTCGCTGTTTACGCAAAGCACGGCCGAACCCCATATATGTCCCGACTTGGAGAGATATTTCTGCACCTCGTTGAAGGCGTTCGAGTAGATTATCGCGTATGGGTTCTCCTGGCCGTCTACTACTCCCTGCTGCAGCGCCGAGTAGAGCTCGCCGAAGTTTATCGCCATCGGGGCGGCGCCGAGGAGCTTGAAGGTGTCGAGGCGCATCTTGTCGGGCGTCACGCGGAGCTTGAGTCCCTTGAGGTCTTCGGGCTTCACGACGGGCTTTTTGTTGTTGGTGATGTGGCGGAAGCCGTTCTCCCACCAGGCGAGGCCGACGATGCCCTTTTTGCCCAAAAGGTCGAAGAGGTACTTTCCGAGCTTGCCGTCAAATGCCTTATAGGCGGCCTCGTGTGTCGGCCAGGCGTAGGGCAGGGCCTCGATGCCGAACTTCGGGTCT
The window above is part of the Cloacibacillus evryensis DSM 19522 genome. Proteins encoded here:
- a CDS encoding DctP family TRAP transporter solute-binding subunit translates to MMKKLALVLSFALAATALFAASGFAATTIKIGHVLNTDHSWHKNLAGFANDVKKETEGRVTIQLYPSGQLGNEKDMVEGLTFGTVDGGLIGGGSFQSIDPKFGIEALPYAWPTHEAAYKAFDGKLGKYLFDLLGKKGIVGLAWWENGFRHITNNKKPVVKPEDLKGLKLRVTPDKMRLDTFKLLGAAPMAINFGELYSALQQGVVDGQENPYAIIYSNAFNEVQKYLSKSGHIWGSAVLCVNSDVWNKLSAKDKETVRKLAQKWCAAQRKETIKEENEFLDKLKAKGMKVNDVDKAAFQKAVQPVWKSYESTFGKELMDMVHEYGK
- a CDS encoding TRAP transporter large permease, which translates into the protein MFILAAALIIGISIAVPISYSIAVSGTLYLLFESALPVLVIAQRMVVGADSFTLLAIPLFLLAGALMAEGDITPRIMRFASSMVGHIRGGMAMVMVVSCMFFGAISGSGVADVAAIGSIMLPAMKEQKYRPAFSASLLGCGGALATIIPPSIVMVILGVTMGTSIGKLFIAGFIPGIMAGGSLMAISYYFASKENYPRLPKTGAREKWEAFKGAFLPMVTPAIIIVGILQGIFTATEAGGVAAFYALILSKYVYRKLSWRRFFEICLEVAKTSAVVLFIISAASLFGWILTSQDIPQKIAEAILGVSNNYWVVLIFFNLMLLALGTFMETTAIILIVIPIFMPIMTQIGVDPIHLGVMVCVNMAIGANTPPLGVDLMTACKVADIAYEDSFRYIFFFLAAMTLVLILIIAFPQLSTWLPNMVVSSGA
- a CDS encoding TRAP transporter small permease; the protein is MPQKNNDFLKRAYRPLELLLISGVITVFAVVLLEVVSRYIFRQSIAWGAEVCQTILVWMTFLGAAVALVGGEHMEINVVMDRVNSPLMKKLLLLAGDLAILLFLACGTAGGVRLVQKTWGMTTTTLQIPAGILYLAFPIGCALMAAVVLRNIVRLFGREA